A genomic stretch from Numida meleagris isolate 19003 breed g44 Domestic line chromosome 2, NumMel1.0, whole genome shotgun sequence includes:
- the LOC110393499 gene encoding LOW QUALITY PROTEIN: E3 ubiquitin-protein ligase RNF125-like (The sequence of the model RefSeq protein was modified relative to this genomic sequence to represent the inferred CDS: substituted 2 bases at 2 genomic stop codons), with the protein MTAGADLSDWQMTSNNMWSXSYCHAYCLSERIPAADVAKRMTKIHENCTECGAQVCNLDHLCLSEMRVHLRTCEQCIGKYGPVXELRNAIPRL; encoded by the exons ATGACTGCTGGTGCTGATTTGAGTGACTGGCAAATGACCTCG AATAATATGTGGTCTTGATCTTACTGCCATGCTTATTGTCTTTCTGAAAGAATTCCAGCTGCTGATGTTGCCAAGAGAATGACAAAGATACATGAAAATTGCACAGAATGTGGAGCACAGGTTTGCAACCTTGATCAC CTATGTCTGAGTGAAATGAGAGTTCATTTGAGAACTTGTGAACAGTGTATAGGAAAATATGGACCTGTATAGGAGCTTAGAAATGCTATACCAAGATTATGA